The nucleotide sequence GGTCAGGGAAAGTATAGTTTGGTTGATTTTAAAGAGAACTTCAGGGCCACCGATGAGAACAATGAAGAGTCTGTTTTTGAGATCCAGTTCTCCGATGCCAATAAAACAGGAGAAGGCGATGGGGTGAACGCCAATATGGGAAGCAACCGTACACAGTTCTTTGCACCCCGTGGTATCGGCTGGTCGGACGGGCAGGCCCGGTTCTGGCTGGTGCAGGAATTTAAGAAAGAAAAAACAACAGACGGCAAAATCGATCCCCGGCTGCGCTATTCACTGTTTTATCCCGACCTGGAGAAGGATTTTGGGGATAAGGTATATGGTAAAACCTGGGAGCAGGGAGAGTGGGGGCAGGACGAAGCCTGGTTTAAGAAATATTCCAGGGATTATTACCGGACCAATGAAGATTATTATTCAGAAGTGAACAACCGGCTGGTACGTTATGCCGATATTTTACTGATGTATGCGGAAGTGCTGAATGAGCTGGGACAAACATCCGATGCAGTCCAGTATGTGAACCAGGTAAGGGAACGTTCAAAAATGGCACCGCTGGCAACAGCCCATCCTACCGCAGTGTTAAACAAAGATAATTTCCGCGACCGGCTGAAAATGGAGCGGGCACTGGAACTTTGCGGAGAGAGTGTGCGCTGGGCAGATCTGAAACGCTGGGGTGACCTGGAAACACAGCAAAAGCTGGATGTGGTAGCACAGCGGGATCCGGATTTTAAAAACTTTACCATTGGAAAGCATATCCGTTTGCCATTGCCGCAAACAGAAGTACTGAATAATCCCAATTTAAAACAGAACCCGGGTTATTAATACATCACCCGGATTTGCCCGATAAACAAGTATAAAAAAACATAACGCATAATGAAAAAGTTGAACATTAGGAATTTTATGAAAGGCACAATGGTGCTGGCCGTCGCGGCATTGTTAGCAACTTCCTGCAACACACCCGGTGCTGGGAAAAGCGAAGGCGGGGACTCGGCTACCGCCACCAACACCACCCGGGAAATATGGACGGCGCAGCAGGCCAACGACTGGAATGCAAAACAACCCTGGTATGTAGGGGCCAATTTTTTGCCCAGTACCGCCATTAACCAGCTGGAAATGTGGCAGGCTGAAACCTTTGATACGGCTACAATCGACAAAGAGCTGGCGCTTGCGGCGTCTATCGGTATGAATGTGATGCGGGTGTACCTGCACGACCTGGTTTTTAAAAATGACGAACAGGGTTTTTATGACCGGATAAATAAATTCCTTGAAATAGCCGACCGGCATAAAATAAAAATACTGTTCACCATTTTTGATTCCTGCTGGGATCCCTTTCCCAAAGCAGGAAAGCAACGGGACCCGAAGCCCTTTACACATAATTCCGGCTGGGCACAGAGCCCCGGTCAGGCCGTGCTGAAGGATTCGACGCAATACCCCGCATTGGAGCATTATGTAAAATCAATTGTAGGTAAATTCGCCAACGATCAGCGCATCATTGCCTGGGATGTATGGAACGAACCGGATAATATGACAGGGTCTTCCTATCAGAAGGTGGAGATACCTAATAAAGTAGAACTGGTGCTACCATTGCTGAAAAAAACATTTGAATGGGCGAGAAGTGCCAATCCTTCACAGCCGCTGACCTCGGGTGTATGGGCCGGCAACTGGGAGTCGGACAGTACCCTGAAACCCATCGAACGGTTACAACTCGAAGAATCGGACATCGTATCCTTCCATTGCTATGATGACTCGGTAACGCTTCGTAAAAAGATCAATGAGTTAAAGCGCTATAACAAGCCACTCTGGTGTACCGAATACATGGCGCGCCCCAATAAGAGCACCTTCCAGAGCTCCCTGCCGATCGGCAAGGAAAATAAGGTGGCCATGATCAACTGGGGTTTTGTGGATGGTAAGTCCCAGACCATTTATCCCTGGGATAGCTGGACAAAAACATATACCGGCGAGCCGCCGCTTTGGTTCCATGATATTTTCCGGAAAGATGGTACTCCCTATAAACAGGAAGAGGTTGATTTCATAAAAACCATGACCGGCAAACAATAAAATTAGATTTATATTGTTGAAAAAACAGACAGAAAGGATCCCCGTTTGTGTTTATCATGAACGGGGATCCGGGCTGTGAAAGAACAGGACGGAAAGCTGATGGTCATAAATGTCCGCTCCTTATTTTAACCATTAAACCTGCAACGACGTGTACCGGTTTTTTTTGAGCATATTGATCTTATCACTGGGGTTCGCTTTAAAAGCCGAAGCCCAGGCAGCCGAAGCAAAGAACCCGCTGGTAGCGGATCCCACGATTTTTTATTACAAGGGAATCTATTACTTATATGGAACAAACGGACATAATGCCGATAAAGGGTTTACGGCCTATACTTCCGCGGACCTGATGTCGTGGAAAAATGCCGGGCAAGTACTTAGCCCCGGCCAGGCATTTGGCGATCGCGGCTTCTGGGCGCCGCAGGTATTTATGTATAAAGGCCGGTTCTATATGGCGTATACGGCAAATGAACATATTGCAATTGCAGTAGCCGATAATCCCCTGGGTCCGTTCAGGCAAAAGGAATTAAAGCCGCTCCAGGCACCCGTGCGGATGATCGATCCCTTTGTCTTCTTTGATAAGGGTAAGATCTATCTGTACCATGTGCGGTTGCAGGAAGGCAACCGGATCTTTGTTGCAGAAATGGACGAAACATTGAGCAGTATTAAAGAAGAAACAGCGCAGGAATGCCTGCATGCTGCAGCCTCCTGGGAAAATACCGCCAGTGCCAAATGGGGTGTTACGGAAGGCCCGACGGTGTTTAAAATAAAGAACCGTTATTATATGCTGTATGCTGCAAATGATTTTCGTAACCCCGACTATGCGATAGGAGTTGCCACCAGTGCCGCACCCACAGGGCCCTGGAAAAAAGAGGCCGGCAATCCGCTTATTTCAAGATCCCTTACGGGCTTTAATGGTACCGGTCACGGAGATCTTTTTAAAGATAAAAAGGGCAACTGGCAATATGTGTTGCATACCCATGCTTCCGCATCACAGGTGGGACCCCGGAAAACAGCGATCATACAGCTGACGCTTCCCGGAAAAAATAATTCGATGATAACTGCCGATCCCAAAACATTCCGATTTTTAAATCTTCAGAAATGATCCGACTTTTTTATTTTTTATTTTTTGCGATGGTATTTGCCGGGTGCTCCGGTTCCAAAACTACTTCTGCCGTAAGCTCGTTTACCAATCCGTTGCTGCCCTCGGGGGCAGATCCGTATAGCTTTTATAAAGATGGGTACTACTATTATACACATACAGCTCAGAATAAGCTGGTGTTATGGAAAACAAAAGATCTTTCCGATCTGAAGGACGCGGAACAAAAGATCGTCTGGACACCGCCCCGCAATACCGCTTACTCCAAAGAATTATGGGCCCCTGAGATCCTCTTTCTGAGGGGAAAATGGTATATGTATTTTGCTGCGGATAATGGCAATAACCATAACCACCGGATGTACGTGATCGAGAACAGTTCTCCCGACCCGATGCAGGGCGAATGGGTATTTAAAGGAAAAGTAGCAGATCCTTCCGATAAATGGGCCATTGACGGGGATGTGTTTGAGTATAAAGGACAGCTGTATATGATCTGGTCAGGCTGGGCCGGTGATGCGAATGGTCAGCAGAACATCTACATTGCAAAAATGAGCGACCCCTGGACGATCGAAGGCGAGCGCGTACTGATCTCAGAGCCCGAATATAAATGGGAAAAATACGGATACCTTAAAGGCGAGACGCCGGATCATGTATTTGTAAACGAAGGCCCCCAGTTCCTGATCCGGAACGACCGGATCTTTATTGTATATTCCGCAAGCGGTTGCTGGACGGAAAACTATACGCTGGGTATGCTGACACTGAAAGACAATAAAAACCTGCTGAACCAGGATAACTGGGTGAAGAGCCCGGAACCGGTATTTAAAGCAGCTCCCGAGAACGGTGTGTATGCGGCTGGTCACAATTCCTTTTTTAAATCCCCGGATGGAAAGGAGGACTGGATCCTTTATCATGCCAACCCTCAGCCGGGACAGGGATGTGGCGGACACCGCTCGCCCCGGGCACAGCGGTTCACTTGGCGGAAGGACGGCACTCCTGATTTTGGCCGCCCGCTGCCTACCGGCAATCCTTTATCCGCTCCATCGAAAAAAAAATAAGATGAAAAAAGCCCTTTATCTTTTTGCAGCCCTGCTTCAGCTACAGGCCAGCGCCCAGTCCCCGGCCGTGATCCATACGGATTTTCCGGATCCCACGGTCATTGCAGCCAACGGTAAGTATTATGCCTATGCCACGAATTCAGATCCTGCCGGAAAATTTCTTCACATCCAGGTGGCTGTTTCGGACGACCTGAAGGAGTGGAAGATCATTGGTGATGCGCTGCCCGGGCAGCCCGTATGGGGATACAAGGATTTTTGGGCTCCCCATGTGTTGTACAATGCGCAACTCAAAAAATATGCGTTATTCTATTCCGCAGAAACCGTGGATACGACAGCCGGAAAGGCCATCGGCATTGCTTTTTCAGACCATCCCGAGGGGCCTTTTAAAGATTCCGGCAAGCCATTGATCGTGCGTCCGGAATTTGAAGCCATTGATCCGATGGTGATCAAAGATCCGCGCTCAGGAAAGTTTTATATGATCTGGGGGTCCGGTTTCCAGCCGCTCCAGATCCGTGAAATGGATCCATCCATGACAGCATTTAAAAAGGGGTCGGCTGCAAAAGCAGTGATTCAGGCGGGCGCCGATAAGGATTACGGGAGGCTGGTGGAAGGTGCCTGGATTGACTACAACGATGGTTACTATTATATCTATTATTCCGGGGATAACTGTTGCGGTATTGAAGCCCATTATGCCGTAATGGTGGCACGCTCAAAAAATATCACCGGCCCCTACACCCGGCTGGCCGAAGTGGCCGCCAATAAAAGCAGCGTGATCCTGGAAAGCGATGCACATATCGTCGCACCC is from Niabella beijingensis and encodes:
- a CDS encoding RagB/SusD family nutrient uptake outer membrane protein, which gives rise to MKKSFLFISMALLLSSCSKSVLDQLNPNAMPVTQFWKTEDDAQKAVNAIYAMFYQNGGWNRWIYFRLDLTSDEGMSKSPWVELADWTRFNYVNYNFFEGNGNTWKDTYKAIFRANQVLKFVPDIPFADEAKKKTILAQAKFFRALYYYYGALLWENMPIMTDPHVDDPGYTPPAGTLAEVWALVEKDLTEALPDLPVIWDDANVGRPTKGAVNAFLARAYMQQHKWTEAKTALDYFFTGAGQGKYSLVDFKENFRATDENNEESVFEIQFSDANKTGEGDGVNANMGSNRTQFFAPRGIGWSDGQARFWLVQEFKKEKTTDGKIDPRLRYSLFYPDLEKDFGDKVYGKTWEQGEWGQDEAWFKKYSRDYYRTNEDYYSEVNNRLVRYADILLMYAEVLNELGQTSDAVQYVNQVRERSKMAPLATAHPTAVLNKDNFRDRLKMERALELCGESVRWADLKRWGDLETQQKLDVVAQRDPDFKNFTIGKHIRLPLPQTEVLNNPNLKQNPGY
- a CDS encoding glycosyl hydrolase; protein product: MKKLNIRNFMKGTMVLAVAALLATSCNTPGAGKSEGGDSATATNTTREIWTAQQANDWNAKQPWYVGANFLPSTAINQLEMWQAETFDTATIDKELALAASIGMNVMRVYLHDLVFKNDEQGFYDRINKFLEIADRHKIKILFTIFDSCWDPFPKAGKQRDPKPFTHNSGWAQSPGQAVLKDSTQYPALEHYVKSIVGKFANDQRIIAWDVWNEPDNMTGSSYQKVEIPNKVELVLPLLKKTFEWARSANPSQPLTSGVWAGNWESDSTLKPIERLQLEESDIVSFHCYDDSVTLRKKINELKRYNKPLWCTEYMARPNKSTFQSSLPIGKENKVAMINWGFVDGKSQTIYPWDSWTKTYTGEPPLWFHDIFRKDGTPYKQEEVDFIKTMTGKQ
- a CDS encoding glycoside hydrolase family 43 protein, whose protein sequence is MSILILSLGFALKAEAQAAEAKNPLVADPTIFYYKGIYYLYGTNGHNADKGFTAYTSADLMSWKNAGQVLSPGQAFGDRGFWAPQVFMYKGRFYMAYTANEHIAIAVADNPLGPFRQKELKPLQAPVRMIDPFVFFDKGKIYLYHVRLQEGNRIFVAEMDETLSSIKEETAQECLHAAASWENTASAKWGVTEGPTVFKIKNRYYMLYAANDFRNPDYAIGVATSAAPTGPWKKEAGNPLISRSLTGFNGTGHGDLFKDKKGNWQYVLHTHASASQVGPRKTAIIQLTLPGKNNSMITADPKTFRFLNLQK
- a CDS encoding family 43 glycosylhydrolase, giving the protein MIRLFYFLFFAMVFAGCSGSKTTSAVSSFTNPLLPSGADPYSFYKDGYYYYTHTAQNKLVLWKTKDLSDLKDAEQKIVWTPPRNTAYSKELWAPEILFLRGKWYMYFAADNGNNHNHRMYVIENSSPDPMQGEWVFKGKVADPSDKWAIDGDVFEYKGQLYMIWSGWAGDANGQQNIYIAKMSDPWTIEGERVLISEPEYKWEKYGYLKGETPDHVFVNEGPQFLIRNDRIFIVYSASGCWTENYTLGMLTLKDNKNLLNQDNWVKSPEPVFKAAPENGVYAAGHNSFFKSPDGKEDWILYHANPQPGQGCGGHRSPRAQRFTWRKDGTPDFGRPLPTGNPLSAPSKKK